The following nucleotide sequence is from Prosthecodimorpha staleyi.
CGCCGCCAAGGCCTTCGCGGCGCGCGGGCACAAGGTGACGGGTTTCGAGGCCGGAGAGGTCTTCGGCGGGGTCTGGGACCCGGCCAAGTCCTATCCGGGCGTGCAGACGCAGTCGCCGAAGGAACTCTATCGCTTCACCGACATGGCCATGCCGGACGCCTATCCGGAATGGCCGACGGGGCCGCAGGTGCAAGCCTATCTGGACGGCTACGCGCGCCACCACGGCCTCGGAGCGCTGTTCCACTTCCGCACCCGCGTTGACGCGATCGACCGTCGTCCGGACGGGCGCGCCGGCTGGCGCCTGTCGGTGACCGGCCCGGAAGGCGCCACGACCGAGGATTTCGATTTCGTCGCCGTCGCGGTCGGCAACTTTTCCGAAAAACACATGCCGACCTTCGGCGGCGAGGACATTTTTCGCGCGGCCGGCGGCCGCCTGCTGCATTCCTCCGACTATCGCGACCCGGCCCAGATCCGCGGGCGGCGGGTCGTGGTGCTCGGCGCCTCGAAATCGGCCACCGACATCGCCGTCAACGCCGCCCGCAACGGCGCGGCGGCGGTGACGCTGGTCTGCCGCGAGGCGGTCTGGCGGGTGCCCTATTTCGTCGGCGGCATCAATTTCAAGCGGCTGCTCTACATGCGCGCCCAGGAAATGCAGTTCAACGGCTGGGGCCGGACTCGGGCGCAGAAGCTCGTCCAGGCCCTGACCGCGCCGCTGGTCTGGGCCAATTTCCGCGGCCTGGAGACGCTCCTCAAACTGCAGCTGGGCTTGCGCCGCTGGGACATGGTGCCGGACGTGCCGATCGAGAAGGACGTGTCCTGCTCGATCCCGATCGTGACGCCCGGCATGTTCGAGGCCTTCCACAGCGGCGCGATCCGGCCGGTCCGCGGCAGCTTCGAAGGCTATGCCGAGACGGGCCCGCGGCTGACCGGCGGTGAGACGCTCCGCGCCGATGTCGTCATCCTGGCGACCGGCTGGAAGGGCAGCCTGCCCTTCCTCGGCGAGCCCTGGCGCTCGCGGCTGATCGATCCGGACGGGCTCTACCGGCTGCATCGTTTCGCGGTCAATCCGGACCTGCCGGACCTCGGCTTCGTCGGCTTCAATTCGAGCTTCTGCACGGTGCTGACCTCCGAAATGCTGGCCGAATGGCTGGTGCGCTTCGCCGACGGCCAGTTGGCGCGCCAGCCCAGCCCCGCGGCGATGGCCGCCGATATCGAGACGATGCTGCAGTGGCGCCGGGAGGAGCGTCCGGCTGCGCGCAAATATGGGGGCTTGTGCGTCGCCCCGTTCCACTTCAAGCATTTCGACGAGCTTCTGGCCGACATCGGTGCGCGGCTGCGGACGCGCGCCAACCCCTTCGCCGAGTATTTCTCCTTCCCGGATGCGCCGTCCTTCGGACGATATCTCGCCTCGGCGCCGCAATACCGGGCGGAATGATCCCATCACCAGGCCCGCAGAGGCCGCCACCAGGAGGGTACCGCATGAGCGATCTGGAAAAGGGCATCACGCGCAGCGGCGAAGGCTATGCCGGCACGCAGTGGAACATCCTCGGCCAGCTCTATTTCCCGAAGGCCAGCTGCGAGTCGACCTTCGCCTTCGAGACCAACAGCGATCCGGGTCAGTTCGTGCCGGTCCACATCCATCCGACCCAGGACGAATTCATCCTGGTGCAGGAAGGCGTCCTCGACCTGAAGCTCGACGGCGTCTGGACCCAGGCCAAGGCCGGCGACCTGGTGCGCATGCCGCGCGGCATCCCGCATGGCTATTTCAACAAGTCCGACAAGCCGGCGCGTGCGCTTTTCTGGGTCTCTCCGGCCGGCAAGCTGGAAGATCTGTTCATCGCTCTCAACGACCTGACCGACGTGGCCGAGGTGATCCGCCTCTCCGCCGAGCACGAGGTCGACTTCCTGCCGCCGGAAGCCAGCGCCTGATCCCCGCCACCGCGGACACGAGAAAAGCCGGGACGACCGCGTCGTCCCGGCCGGACACCGCCATCAGGCGAGCGCGAGCACACCGCCGCGGCAGGGATGCGGCACGCCGGTCGTGCCGGGATAGCTGAGCGGCAGTCCCTCGAGGTGGCGCACCGCCAGGAAGGCGAAGGCCTGCGCCTCCAGGAAGTCGGTCGACCAGCCGATCTCGGTCGCCGCCACGACGCGGGCCTGCGCGCGCTGGCCGATCATCGCCAACAGGGTCGGATTGCGCGCGCCGCCACCGGCGACGACCAGCGTCTCCGGCCGGCGCGGCACGACCGCCAGCGCCTTGGCGACGGTCGCGGCCGTGAAGGCGGTCAGCGTCGCCGCGCCGTCCTCGGTCGACAATCCGGCGACGGGTTCGCGCGAAAAGGCGTTGCGATCGAGCGACTTCGGCGGGGTGGCCGCGAAATAGGGATCATCCATCAGGCGATCGAGCGCCGCCGTGTCGACGCGGCCCGAGGCGGCCAGGCGCCCGTCCTGGTCGAGCGTGCGGCCGGTCTTCTCCAGGCACCAGTCGTCGATCAGCGCATTGGCCGGGCCGGTGTCGAAGGCGATCAGGTCGTCGGCGCCGGTGCCGGCCCCGCCGATCCAGGTCAGGTTGCCGACGCCGCCGAGATTGAGCACGCCGACCGGCCAGTCGAGACCGGCCCGCGCAGCCAGCGCCGCATGATAGACCGGCACCAGCGGCGCCCCCTGCCCGCCCGCCGCAACGTCGGCGGCCCGGAAATCATAGACCACCGGCACCGCGCAATGCCGCGCCAGCGCCAACCCGTCGCCGATCTGCACCGTCAGCCGGCGCGAAGGATCGTGGAACACGGTCTGGCCGTGGAAGCCGACCACCGAGACCGAATTGCGATCGAAGCCTTCCTGGGCGAAGAAGCGCGCCAGCGCATCGGCATGCGCCTCGGTCACCACCCGCTCGGCCTCCGCCAGGACCGACGGCCGCTCGACCCGGTCGCGCAGGCCCGGGCCGGCGGCCAGCGCCGCGCGCAACAGCCGGCGCTCGGCCTCCGTATAGGGCCGGAACAGGGTCGGGCCGAAATCGCCGACCACGACCCCGTCGGTCTCGATCGCGGCCACGTCGACCCCGTCCATCGAGGTGCCGCTCATCATGCCGACGGCAAGTCGCAGGTCGCTCACGTCGTTCGCCCGTTCACGTCTGGCCTCACCGGGTGAATTCCCCCGCATTCGGTGCTATGGACCCGTCTCCGCCGCGCCGTCCCGTCATGGTCGCGCCGCAGGTCCACAGGGTTCACGCATCATGACCGGTTTCAAGTCCGACTTCCTCCGGGTTCTCTCCGAACGCGGCTTCATCCACCAGATCTCCGATCCGGAAGGGCTGGATGCGGCTTTCGCCAAGGGACCGGTGACGGGCTATATCGGCTTCGATGCGACGGCGACCAGCCTCCATGCTGGCTCGCTGATCCAGATCATGCTGCTCCACTGGATGCAGCAGACCGGCAACCGCCCGATCGCGCTGATGGGCGGCGGCACCACCATGATCGGCGACCCGTCCTTCAAGGACGAGGCGCGCAAGCTCCTCACCGTCGAGGACATCGAGCACAACCTCACCGGCATCCGGCAGGTCTTCGCCAAGTTCCTGCGCTTCGGCGCCGGCCCGACCGACGCGCTGATGATCAACAACGCCGATTGGCTGTTGAAGCTCAACTATCTGGAATTCCTGCGCGATGTCGGGCGGCACTTCTCGGTCAACCGCATGCTGAGCTTCGATTCGGTCAAGCTCCGGCTCGACCGCGAGCAGTCGCTGTCCTTCCTCGAATTCAACTACATGATCCTGCAGGGCTACGACTTCGTCGAGCTGAACCGGCGCACCGGCTGCATCCTGCAGATGGGCGGCTCCGACCAGTGGGGCAACATCGTCAACGGCATCGATCTCGGCCACCGCATGGACGGCGTGCAGCTCTACGCGCTGACCTCGCCGCTCTTGACCACCTCGTCGGGCGCCAAGATGGGCAAGACGGCCTCCGGCGCGGTCTGGCTCAACGCCGACCTGCTTTCGCCCTACGACTACTGGCAGTATTGGCGCAACACCGAGGACGCCGATGTCGAGCGCTTCCTGAAGCTCTACACGACCCTGCCGATGGCCGAGATCGCCCGCCTCGCCGCGCTCGGCGGCGCGGAGATCAACGAAGCCAAGAAGGTGCTGGCGACCGAGGTCACCGCGCTGGTCCACGGCCTGGCCGCGGCGCATGAGGCGGCCGAAACGGCGCGCAAGACCTTCGAGGAGGGCGCGCTCTCGGCCAACCTGCCGACGATCGACATCCCGGCCGACGAACTCGCCGCCGGCATCGGCGTCCTCGCCGCCTTCGTCCGCGCCGGCCTCGCCGCCTCCAACGGCGAAGTCCGCCGCCTCCTCTCCGGCGGCGGCGTCCGCGTCAACGACCAGCCCGTCACCGACGACAAGGCCCGCCTGACCCCGGCCGACCTGACCCCGGAAGGCGTCGTCAAGTTGTCTCTCGGCAAGAAGAAGCACATCCTCGTCCGCCCGGTCTGAGCGACTGACTGAACGGCCGTCCGGCGGTATAGCCGCCGGACGGGAAGCAGAGGCTGTGCTCCACGATTGCGAGCCCGACAAAACTTGACGCGCCGCTGTCGTAAGCGGAACGTTCAGGGATATGTCGGCGCCTGAATACCGGGGACATCAGTATTCACAATGATTAAGGTCTATTTATATTTCACTATTGGGTCATCGGACAAAGATCCATCGATGCTGTCGGAAATTTTGGAAGCGGAACCGACAGGTATCGTCCTAAAATCCCGCCCTTCGCCGCCCGCACGGGTTAATCTATGGAGAATTGACACGGGGGAAATTATCAACTCCTTGGATATCAGAGATCATTGGAAATGCCTCGAGGAAATGATTGGCGATAAAGCAAAAGTTATAGAGAAATTGACAGAAGAATGGGTTGTTAAGTTAGATATTGTTGTCGAGACCCGATCCGGTGAGTTTCCGGACATTCACATTCCCGGTGCATTGCTGAAGTTTGTGAGCGATTCTCGAACTATACTAGATATTTGCGAATACGACATTTCGAGTGACTAACAGTCCGTTTGAAAGCTGACGAATGATCATTTCTGCGGATGAGAAGACCGCCCGTGGTGCCACAAACGTGGCCATGGAGACGTTGGTGCGGCATTCGACAACCCGGTGCCCCCGGGGCCGTCCCATGTCTTTCAAGAACGCAGCAGTCCCACAAGCGCTTCACGCAGGGACAGCAGCGCCGGTCGGGCGAGCGATCCGGAAGCCCGCGTCCCAAGTCTCCCCATTGAAACTTCCGTTCCTGCCCCCGCTCGCGCCATTCAAAGCCGCGAACTCTGCTGAGGCCGGCAAGAGCCCCGGTCTCTTTCGCGCGCCGGTCGTGCGGGCTACAGTCGGATTGCGATCCATGCGGCCGCCCGACAGCATCCGCTTGCGCGCTTCGGCGTGACGGCGGCCGGCCCTAGCGGCGTGGGTCGGTCGGCGCCGGACGGTCGCCGCCGCGCCTCGGATGCCCTGCCGACGGGAGGGAAGCCATGCATCTGACCTTCGACCAATCGGCCGACCTGGCGCGTCTCTTCTCGCTGCTGCACGAGGAGGACGAGGAGCGGACGATCCGGCTCAAGGTCGGCGAGCTTTTGCTGCGGCTGACCGGGTCAGACTATTTCGCCTCCTTCGTCTGGGACGAGGCGAACCGGCGCTTCGCCCGGCGCCTGCAGATCGGCATGGACGACGCCAATCTCGACCGCTACGACCGGTATTTCCAGTATCGCGATCCGATCACCCCGGCCTTGAAGCAGCGCGCCGCGCCGACCCTGGTCTCGGCGATCATGCCGCGTGCCGACTTCGTCCGGACCGAGTTCTTCACCGACTTCCTGGCCCGCGACGGCCTCTCCTATGGCGTCAACATGTATTGCGTCGACGGGGAGCACCATGTCGGCGACCTGCGCCTGTGGCGGGCGAGCCGCCGCGGCGATTTCGACACCGACACGGTCGACCTGCTGACGCTGATCCGCCCGGCCCTGTCGCGCGCCCTCGCCAAGGCGCGCGACCGCACCAGCCCGCCCGGTGTGCCCGCGATCCGGCTTTCGGCCCGGCAGCAGGCGATCGCACGGCTGGTCGCTGCCGGCGCCTCCGACAAGGAGATCGGCCGCCGGCTCGGCATCGCGCCGACCACCGTGCGCAGCCATGTCGACCAGCTCAAGGAGCGGCTCGGCGTCGCCCGCCGCGCCGCGATCGGTGCCGCGCTGGCGGAGGCCGGTCTGGCCGAGGGCGGCGGGACGGCGGCGTCCAAGGGCTGAGGCCGCCGTCCGGCCTGTCGTATAATCACGATCGCCGGATCACGATCGTCGGATCACTTCGGCGGCGCGAGCGTGCCGAAGATCGCCTCGATGGCCTGGCCGAGCGCCAGCAGGCGGCGGTCGGAACCGGCCGGGCCGTCCAGTTCGAGGCCGACTGGCATCCGGCTCGAAGCCGTCAGTCCGATCGGCAGGGTCAGCCCCGGCAGCCCGGCATTGCTGCCCGGATCGGTGTTGCGGATGAAGGTCAGGAAGACATCGAGCGCGCTCGTCTCCGGCCCCGCCGTCAGGGCGACCTTCGGCACGGTCGGGAAGATCAGCGCGTCGAGCCGTTTGTCCGCGAAGGCCTTGGCGTAATAGGCGATCAGCGCCGGCCGGCCGGTCGCGATGGCGGCCTCGTAGATCGGCTTGGCGTCGACCAGCCCGTTCGGGCCGGGCAGCTTGCGCGGGATGACCAGCCCGTCATAGGTGCCCTTCACGTCCGGGCTCTTGATGGCCGCCGCCACGCTCGCCACCGTCACGCCCGGCGCGTAACGGGCGAGATAGGCGACGAGATCGTCATGGGCCTCGTAGAGCGCGACCGGAAAGCTGACCGCCTGGTTGAGTGGGGCGAGATCCTTCAGATCGACGCGGACGAGTTCGACGCCGGCCGCCTCAAGTCGCCCCAGCGCGGCCTTGAAGACCGCGTCGGTCTCCGCATCGAGGCCCGCCGTCATGGCCGCATCGACGCCGAGCCGGACGCCCTTCAGCTCGGCCTTGCCGATGGCCGGTGCGCCGGTCACGACGCGGTCGATGAGTTCGAGGTCGGCGACGCTGGCGGCGATCGGGCCGACCGTGTCGCGGGTATGCGAGATCGGCACGACGCCGTCCTGGGCATAGCGCAGCAGGGTCGGGCGCAGGCCCGCGACGCCGTTGATGGCGGCCGGCAGGCGCACGGAGCCGCCGGTGTCGGTGCCGAGCCCGGCCGAGACCGCGCCGGCGCCGACCAGCGCGCCGGTGCCGCTCGACGAGCCGCCGGCCATGCGGGTCGGATCATAGGCCGCGCGCACGCCCACCTGGGGCCCCGTCTGGTAGGTCGGGTTGTAGCCGGAAATGCCGAAGGCCAATTCGTGCATGTTGGTGGTCGCGACCGGGATCGCTCCGGCGGCGACGAGCCTGTCCACCACCGGTGCGTTGGCGGTGGAGATCACTCCGGCGAGGGCGGGCGTGCCGGCCGCCGCCGGCAGGCCGGCGATCTGGATGTTGTCCTTGACCACGAAGGGGATGCCGGCCAGCGCCCCGAGCGGCTTGCCCTCCGCTCGCGCCTTGTCGACGGCCTTGGCGGCCGCCAGCGCCCGCGCGGCATCGAGCC
It contains:
- a CDS encoding flavin-containing monooxygenase; translation: MVAQKNVAVIGAGVSGIAAAKAFAARGHKVTGFEAGEVFGGVWDPAKSYPGVQTQSPKELYRFTDMAMPDAYPEWPTGPQVQAYLDGYARHHGLGALFHFRTRVDAIDRRPDGRAGWRLSVTGPEGATTEDFDFVAVAVGNFSEKHMPTFGGEDIFRAAGGRLLHSSDYRDPAQIRGRRVVVLGASKSATDIAVNAARNGAAAVTLVCREAVWRVPYFVGGINFKRLLYMRAQEMQFNGWGRTRAQKLVQALTAPLVWANFRGLETLLKLQLGLRRWDMVPDVPIEKDVSCSIPIVTPGMFEAFHSGAIRPVRGSFEGYAETGPRLTGGETLRADVVILATGWKGSLPFLGEPWRSRLIDPDGLYRLHRFAVNPDLPDLGFVGFNSSFCTVLTSEMLAEWLVRFADGQLARQPSPAAMAADIETMLQWRREERPAARKYGGLCVAPFHFKHFDELLADIGARLRTRANPFAEYFSFPDAPSFGRYLASAPQYRAE
- a CDS encoding cupin domain-containing protein, whose amino-acid sequence is MSDLEKGITRSGEGYAGTQWNILGQLYFPKASCESTFAFETNSDPGQFVPVHIHPTQDEFILVQEGVLDLKLDGVWTQAKAGDLVRMPRGIPHGYFNKSDKPARALFWVSPAGKLEDLFIALNDLTDVAEVIRLSAEHEVDFLPPEASA
- a CDS encoding anhydro-N-acetylmuramic acid kinase, which gives rise to MRLAVGMMSGTSMDGVDVAAIETDGVVVGDFGPTLFRPYTEAERRLLRAALAAGPGLRDRVERPSVLAEAERVVTEAHADALARFFAQEGFDRNSVSVVGFHGQTVFHDPSRRLTVQIGDGLALARHCAVPVVYDFRAADVAAGGQGAPLVPVYHAALAARAGLDWPVGVLNLGGVGNLTWIGGAGTGADDLIAFDTGPANALIDDWCLEKTGRTLDQDGRLAASGRVDTAALDRLMDDPYFAATPPKSLDRNAFSREPVAGLSTEDGAATLTAFTAATVAKALAVVPRRPETLVVAGGGARNPTLLAMIGQRAQARVVAATEIGWSTDFLEAQAFAFLAVRHLEGLPLSYPGTTGVPHPCRGGVLALA
- the tyrS gene encoding tyrosine--tRNA ligase, whose amino-acid sequence is MTGFKSDFLRVLSERGFIHQISDPEGLDAAFAKGPVTGYIGFDATATSLHAGSLIQIMLLHWMQQTGNRPIALMGGGTTMIGDPSFKDEARKLLTVEDIEHNLTGIRQVFAKFLRFGAGPTDALMINNADWLLKLNYLEFLRDVGRHFSVNRMLSFDSVKLRLDREQSLSFLEFNYMILQGYDFVELNRRTGCILQMGGSDQWGNIVNGIDLGHRMDGVQLYALTSPLLTTSSGAKMGKTASGAVWLNADLLSPYDYWQYWRNTEDADVERFLKLYTTLPMAEIARLAALGGAEINEAKKVLATEVTALVHGLAAAHEAAETARKTFEEGALSANLPTIDIPADELAAGIGVLAAFVRAGLAASNGEVRRLLSGGGVRVNDQPVTDDKARLTPADLTPEGVVKLSLGKKKHILVRPV
- a CDS encoding DUF4279 domain-containing protein, with product MIKVYLYFTIGSSDKDPSMLSEILEAEPTGIVLKSRPSPPARVNLWRIDTGEIINSLDIRDHWKCLEEMIGDKAKVIEKLTEEWVVKLDIVVETRSGEFPDIHIPGALLKFVSDSRTILDICEYDISSD
- a CDS encoding helix-turn-helix transcriptional regulator; this encodes MHLTFDQSADLARLFSLLHEEDEERTIRLKVGELLLRLTGSDYFASFVWDEANRRFARRLQIGMDDANLDRYDRYFQYRDPITPALKQRAAPTLVSAIMPRADFVRTEFFTDFLARDGLSYGVNMYCVDGEHHVGDLRLWRASRRGDFDTDTVDLLTLIRPALSRALAKARDRTSPPGVPAIRLSARQQAIARLVAAGASDKEIGRRLGIAPTTVRSHVDQLKERLGVARRAAIGAALAEAGLAEGGGTAASKG
- the iaaH gene encoding indoleacetamide hydrolase encodes the protein MSGFHRRIFALALVAGSASAAGADERRQTTVDLAAEIAAGRTTAEQAVGAALQRIEKAAPLNAVARLDAARALAAAKAVDKARAEGKPLGALAGIPFVVKDNIQIAGLPAAAGTPALAGVISTANAPVVDRLVAAGAIPVATTNMHELAFGISGYNPTYQTGPQVGVRAAYDPTRMAGGSSSGTGALVGAGAVSAGLGTDTGGSVRLPAAINGVAGLRPTLLRYAQDGVVPISHTRDTVGPIAASVADLELIDRVVTGAPAIGKAELKGVRLGVDAAMTAGLDAETDAVFKAALGRLEAAGVELVRVDLKDLAPLNQAVSFPVALYEAHDDLVAYLARYAPGVTVASVAAAIKSPDVKGTYDGLVIPRKLPGPNGLVDAKPIYEAAIATGRPALIAYYAKAFADKRLDALIFPTVPKVALTAGPETSALDVFLTFIRNTDPGSNAGLPGLTLPIGLTASSRMPVGLELDGPAGSDRRLLALGQAIEAIFGTLAPPK